CTGCTGCCTAACATTGGCGTGGGCGTGCTCTTGTACAGCTCCCAGTTTTTTGCGGGGGTATCTGTGAATCAGGTGCTCCCTACGCCGTTCAGTTTCCGGGAGTCAAGGGCAGGGGTGTCGGCTGAGCAGCAGCGGCATTTCTATGGGCACGGCGGCTACCGGTTCATGGTAGGTCCGCACCTGAGCGTGATGCCTTCGGTGGTGGTGAAATACGCCAGTCCCAGTCCGGTCTCTGTGGATGTGAACGCCAAGGTGTACTACCGCAACCAGTTCTGGGTGGGCAGCTCTTACCGGCTGGATGACGCTGCGGTGGTGATGGCGGGGTTTCAGGTGAAAGACAAGTTCCATTTGGGCTATGCCTACGACCTCACCACCTCGGGGCTGAACCAGGTGAGCAACGGTTCCCATGAACTGGTGCTGGGCCTTATGCTGCGCAACAAGCGCGAAACCTATTCGCCTTCGCAGTACTGGTAAACCCGTTTTAAGCACGTTTTCCTGAAAATGGCCCCAAAACATAATTCGCTGTTTGGGGTCATTTTCTGTTTTGAGGCCGTTTTGCCAAAAACAGGCTCAAAACGCCAGACCCGCACAAACTTTGCCTAACGCATGATAGGAGCCGGATAGATTCAATATCTTTGTTGCATAAAGCAACTCCTGAGCCCATGCTACATCTAGGCGATTACAACTATCTGGAAATATTACGCGAACTGGACCACGGCCTGTACTTGGGCTCTGATGACGGTGACGTGCTGCTGCCCCGCAAATATGTGCCCGCAGACGCTCGCATTGGCGACATGATCTCCGTTTTTGTGTACCGTGACTCTGAAGACCGCCTTATTGCCACCACCCTGGAGCCCAAGGCTAAGGTAGACCAGTTTGGCGTGCTGCAGGTAAAAGACGTGAATGACTTTGGCGCGTTTCTGGACTGGGGCCTGGAGAAAGACCTCTTTGTTCCCTACAAAAACCAGCATGATCCGCTTTACCCGGGGCAGTGGGCGCTGGTGTACGTGTACCTGGACGAGAACTCAGACCGGCTGGTGGGCTCTACTAAACTGGGCCCGTTCCTGAACTATGACCCTATTACCTTGCAGGAAGGTGACGAGGTGCAACTGTTGATTGGGCCGGAGAAAGCGCTGGGTTACCAGGTCATCGTCAATAACAAGTACTTGGGCATGCTGTACCGCAATGAGGTGTTCAGGCCCTTAACGCCCGGCGAGTACACCAAAGGTTACCTGAAGAAAGTACGCGAAGACAACAAACTAGACGTGAGTCTGCAGAAGCAGGGCTATGATGAGGTGGAACAGGCCGCCGATTTGATTGCCCAGCGCCTGAAAGAACAGAACGGCTTTCTGCCCCTCACAGACAAATCTGCCCCAGAGGAAATCTACCAACAGCTGGGCATGAGCAAAAAAACCTTTAAAAAAGCCATTGGCGCCTTATATAAACGCGGCGACGTGCAACTACTAGACAACGGGATTAGTCTTTCTATTACCCCCTAATCTGCTGTTGTATTTTTTTGCCTTGCCAGCCCTATGAAACACCTTTGCCTTCTTCTGCTTACCTGTTGTTGCCTTACGCTCATCGCGCACGCCCAAGCGCCTAAAATCACCAAGCAGTTCACCGCCGTCCGGACCACTGCTGCCCCTAAAATAGACGGCCTGCCAGACGAGGAAATCTGGAAACTGGCTACCCCGGCCATTGATTTCAGGCAGGCCGTTCCAGACAACGGGGCCCCGGCCCGCCAACGCACCGAGGTGCGCATGTTGTATGATGACGATGCGGTTTACATTGGCGCCATGCTCTTTGACACCGCGCCAGACTCCATCCTGTTACAGTTAAGCCAGCGCGACGGCGGCCAGGTGAACGCTGATATGTTTGGGGTGTATTTTGACACGTACATGGACAAGCAGAACGCCTTGGGCTTTGAAGTCTCCGCCGCCGGCGTGCAGACAGATTTCAAGGCCACCACCAACGGAGACGAACGCTCCTGGGACGCTGTCTGGCAGAGCGCCGTGGCCCGTAAAGCGCAGGGCTGGTCCGTGGAACTGCGCATCCCCTACTCAGCCATCCGGTTCTCTAACCGCGAGGTGCAGACCTGGGGCATTAATTTCTGGCGGGGCGTACGCCGCTACCGCGAAGACTCCTTCTGGAATTTCATAGACAGTTCGGTGCAGGGCTTTGCCAACCAGTTTGGGGTAGTGGACGGCATCAAGGGCATCAAGGCGCCCCTGCGGTTATCGGTAATGCCTTACCTTTCGGCGTACGCCGACCATTACCCGCATAACCAGGAAGGCAAGAAGAACCTCACCACCACCCTTAACGGCGGCATGGACATTAAATACGGGCTTAATGACGCCTTCACCCTGGACATGACCCTGGTGCCGGACTTTGGGCAGGCGCAGTCAGATGCGCAGGTGCTCAACCTTTCGCCGTTTGAGGTGCGCTTCAATGAAAACCGCCAGTTCTTCACCGAGGGCACCGAGCTCTTCAACAAGGCCGGCCTCTTCTACTCCCGCCGCATAGGCGCGCAGCCGCTCCACTACAATGACCTGGCTTATGATGAGGCCCGCTATGGTAAAAAGGCCGAGGTGCTGGAGAACCCAGAGAAAACCAGCCTGGTGAACGCCACCAAGATCTCAGGCCGCACCAGCAAGGGACTGGGCATTGGGCTCTTCAACGCCGTGACCCGCAACACCTACGCCACCCTCAAAAGCCGTGACACTCAGGAGGAATTCAAGGTGCTCACCGACCCCGTCACCAATTACAACGTGCTGGTGCTGGACCAGAGCTTACCCAACAGCTCCTACGTGACCTTTACCAACACCAACGTAACGCGTGGGCACGGCTTCTACAACGCCAACGTGACCGGCCTCATGACCCGGCTCACCAACAAAAAGAACAGCTATGCCCTGGAAGTGGCCGGTAACCTGAGCCAGCACTATAACAAAGGGGAAGTAGCAGGGGGCAAAGAAAAGGTGGAACTGGGCCATGCCTATGAGGTGGAGTTTGGCAAGACGAGCGGCAATTTCCAGTTCACGGTGGAGCATGAGAGCATGAACCACACCTATGACATCAACGACCT
This Rufibacter radiotolerans DNA region includes the following protein-coding sequences:
- a CDS encoding CvfB family protein translates to MLHLGDYNYLEILRELDHGLYLGSDDGDVLLPRKYVPADARIGDMISVFVYRDSEDRLIATTLEPKAKVDQFGVLQVKDVNDFGAFLDWGLEKDLFVPYKNQHDPLYPGQWALVYVYLDENSDRLVGSTKLGPFLNYDPITLQEGDEVQLLIGPEKALGYQVIVNNKYLGMLYRNEVFRPLTPGEYTKGYLKKVREDNKLDVSLQKQGYDEVEQAADLIAQRLKEQNGFLPLTDKSAPEEIYQQLGMSKKTFKKAIGALYKRGDVQLLDNGISLSITP
- a CDS encoding DUF5916 domain-containing protein, which gives rise to MKHLCLLLLTCCCLTLIAHAQAPKITKQFTAVRTTAAPKIDGLPDEEIWKLATPAIDFRQAVPDNGAPARQRTEVRMLYDDDAVYIGAMLFDTAPDSILLQLSQRDGGQVNADMFGVYFDTYMDKQNALGFEVSAAGVQTDFKATTNGDERSWDAVWQSAVARKAQGWSVELRIPYSAIRFSNREVQTWGINFWRGVRRYREDSFWNFIDSSVQGFANQFGVVDGIKGIKAPLRLSVMPYLSAYADHYPHNQEGKKNLTTTLNGGMDIKYGLNDAFTLDMTLVPDFGQAQSDAQVLNLSPFEVRFNENRQFFTEGTELFNKAGLFYSRRIGAQPLHYNDLAYDEARYGKKAEVLENPEKTSLVNATKISGRTSKGLGIGLFNAVTRNTYATLKSRDTQEEFKVLTDPVTNYNVLVLDQSLPNSSYVTFTNTNVTRGHGFYNANVTGLMTRLTNKKNSYALEVAGNLSQHYNKGEVAGGKEKVELGHAYEVEFGKTSGNFQFTVEHESMNHTYDINDLGYLSNNNVIQNEANVRYNFYKPFWKFNSLYNALGVQHRMLYKPASYAQMVYFFQTNATTRKFLSFGLTLALLPHNNYDYFEPRSYQNGLPDRKFRSPAGGEVSGYISSDYRKKLALDVNYGFYRSGEYDQFSGWLGLAPRVRVNDHLQIVYRVNYNRSLRDFGYAGKDTSSLNGNGLQDSIFFGARTVNTVNNTLTGTYIFNARTALNLNMRHYWSSATWQDYYLLLANGDIDPLGYRPPAPGSNNRNFNAFNIDLVYSWRFAPGSELSVVWKNAIYNSIIPEQNLYFSNLRNTLQAKQLNSFSVKMLYYLDYQVIKHVLKS